A section of the Deinococcus planocerae genome encodes:
- the rpoD gene encoding RNA polymerase sigma factor RpoD: protein MAEPTRARARSKVTPPPAQGGAPVTEDAPAEHVQSPLSADDGAQTPATPALKAAPKAKAAPKKTAAPPADPAEEGEGPVGDPPAPEDTAAAPAAKAAPAKKAGGKAAAPAKAAPKGGPAEKPYYAHPSIQELLKAGRAAGVLSSEEIAAALSVALEASGLDPESAEAFEDLQLFLAAQSIEVQDLDDEDEELEEGEEVAAAGPAEGADEEERYFDDMPRAVSNDPVRQYLHEIGRVPLLTLEEEIALARRIEEGEEARKTLEEEPDLDDRARRRLMRQTEDGAAARQGLIEANLRLVVSIAKKYTGRGLGFLDLIQEGNQGLIRAVEKFEYRRRYKFSTYATWWIRQAINRAIADQARTIRIPVHMVETINKLTRTARQLQQELSREATYEEIAEAMGPGWDANKVEEVQKVSQEPVSLETPIGDEKDSFYGDFIPDENLDSPVDNAAKTLLSEELEKALSKLTEREALVLKFRKGLVDGREHTLEEVGQRFNVTRERIRQIENKALRKLKYHESRTRKLRDFLD, encoded by the coding sequence CGGCGCTCAAAGCGGCCCCCAAAGCCAAGGCCGCCCCGAAAAAGACCGCGGCGCCGCCCGCCGACCCGGCGGAAGAGGGGGAAGGGCCCGTGGGCGACCCACCGGCCCCCGAGGACACCGCCGCCGCGCCCGCCGCCAAGGCCGCCCCGGCGAAGAAGGCGGGAGGCAAGGCCGCCGCGCCCGCCAAAGCGGCCCCCAAGGGGGGCCCCGCCGAGAAGCCGTACTACGCGCACCCCAGCATCCAGGAACTCCTGAAGGCGGGCCGCGCGGCGGGCGTGCTGTCGAGCGAGGAGATCGCCGCGGCCCTCTCGGTCGCGCTGGAGGCGAGCGGGCTCGACCCCGAGAGCGCGGAGGCCTTCGAGGACCTGCAACTCTTCCTCGCCGCCCAGAGCATCGAGGTGCAAGACCTCGACGACGAGGACGAGGAGCTGGAGGAGGGGGAGGAGGTCGCCGCCGCCGGGCCCGCCGAGGGCGCCGACGAGGAGGAGCGCTACTTCGACGACATGCCGCGCGCCGTCTCCAACGACCCCGTGCGGCAGTACCTGCACGAGATCGGGCGCGTGCCCCTGCTCACCCTGGAGGAGGAAATCGCGCTGGCCCGCCGCATCGAGGAGGGCGAGGAGGCGCGCAAGACGCTGGAGGAGGAGCCCGACCTCGACGACCGGGCCCGCCGCCGCCTGATGCGCCAGACTGAGGACGGCGCCGCCGCCCGCCAGGGCCTGATCGAGGCCAACCTCCGCCTGGTCGTCTCCATCGCCAAGAAGTACACCGGGCGCGGGCTGGGCTTTCTCGACCTGATTCAAGAGGGCAACCAGGGCCTGATCCGCGCGGTCGAGAAGTTCGAGTACCGCCGCCGCTACAAGTTCTCGACCTACGCGACGTGGTGGATTCGCCAGGCGATCAACAGGGCCATCGCCGACCAGGCCCGCACCATCCGTATCCCGGTGCACATGGTCGAGACGATCAACAAGCTCACCCGCACGGCGCGGCAGCTCCAGCAGGAACTCTCGCGCGAGGCCACCTACGAGGAGATCGCCGAGGCGATGGGTCCCGGCTGGGACGCGAACAAGGTCGAGGAGGTGCAGAAGGTCTCCCAGGAGCCCGTCTCGCTGGAGACCCCCATCGGCGACGAGAAGGACTCCTTTTACGGCGACTTCATCCCCGACGAGAACCTCGACTCCCCGGTGGACAACGCCGCCAAGACGCTGCTCTCCGAGGAGCTGGAAAAGGCCCTCTCCAAGCTCACCGAGCGCGAGGCCTTGGTGCTGAAGTTCCGCAAGGGGCTGGTCGATGGCCGCGAGCACACGCTCGAAGAGGTCGGCCAGCGCTTCAACGTGACCCGCGAGCGCATCCGCCAGATCGAGAACAAGGCGCTGCGCAAGCTCAAGTACCACGAGAGCCGCACCCGCAAGCTGCGCGACTTCCTCGACTGA